One genomic region from Kineobactrum salinum encodes:
- a CDS encoding methyl-accepting chemotaxis protein: protein MSTPVKPGVFSIGLVAIATGIMVCLIAMIYSLGIVPSEPGPAMAQWAAVRAGMLLVLVVLVLLGILAAALLWQDYRQQWRRQSAGAAAITAALQRAAAGDLTANASGDTPVTVAIATQLNMTSERQRELIRNIRAPFEALVSELHSVGKSTRNQLEGSVALGQQLQQTTAALARNRQNADAARTTSTQVSGTGSQHRLLVTRGQGLARDMSRASADVRESVQDTSKSAKRQSELIQSVTTAAEYIQALNTKISVVAINTRIEAERAGEHGKPFLGIAEAMGDLLREAEAEGRKITSEVRMLQNLSAENLSSMETTVGAVVTILEFVERLDDALGEISQGPKKCCCRRPP, encoded by the coding sequence ATGAGCACACCCGTAAAACCCGGCGTTTTCAGCATCGGCCTCGTCGCGATTGCCACAGGAATCATGGTCTGCCTGATAGCCATGATCTACAGTCTGGGCATTGTGCCCAGCGAGCCGGGTCCGGCAATGGCGCAGTGGGCGGCAGTGCGTGCCGGCATGCTGCTGGTGCTGGTGGTCCTGGTGCTGCTCGGCATCCTCGCCGCCGCGCTGCTATGGCAGGATTACCGCCAGCAGTGGCGCCGCCAGTCGGCAGGCGCTGCCGCCATCACCGCGGCATTGCAGCGTGCGGCGGCCGGCGACCTGACCGCCAATGCCAGCGGTGACACACCCGTCACGGTGGCGATTGCGACACAGCTGAACATGACCAGCGAGCGGCAGCGAGAGTTGATCCGCAATATTCGGGCACCGTTCGAGGCGCTGGTGAGCGAGCTGCACAGTGTCGGCAAGAGCACGCGCAACCAGCTCGAGGGCAGTGTGGCGCTGGGTCAGCAGCTGCAGCAAACGACAGCGGCACTGGCGCGCAATCGCCAGAATGCGGACGCGGCCAGAACCACCAGTACCCAGGTATCCGGCACCGGCAGTCAGCACCGGCTGTTGGTGACCCGCGGCCAGGGTCTGGCCCGGGACATGTCCAGGGCCTCCGCCGATGTCCGCGAATCGGTACAGGATACTTCCAAGTCAGCCAAGCGGCAGAGCGAACTGATCCAGTCCGTAACTACAGCGGCGGAGTATATTCAGGCGCTGAACACCAAGATCTCCGTGGTGGCCATAAATACCCGCATTGAGGCGGAGCGGGCCGGGGAACACGGCAAACCCTTTCTCGGTATCGCCGAAGCCATGGGTGATTTGCTGCGCGAGGCGGAGGCCGAAGGGCGCAAGATCACTTCCGAAGTGCGGATGCTTCAGAATCTGTCGGCGGAAAATCTGAGCAGCATGGAGACCACGGTCGGCGCCGTGGTGACTATTCTGGAGTTCGTGGAGCGCCTCGACGACGCGCTCGGCGAAATCAGCCAGGGGCCGAAAAAATGCTGTTGCAGGCGTCCTCCCTGA
- a CDS encoding GGDEF domain-containing protein: protein MDTAKRGKPFLLAVLLSLAPLATAADGDIQQRLDLAEQLRTSDPGRVAQLLEGLEAEPLAPPQQHQLGFLRAYLLAMRGRLEEAIALVDELRTSPYPETRIKVHLLLANMHESIKDFSAAYTYLYHALSAVGSVQDSALRANVYTVATQLNISAGSYQRAHEYALAIRDTSDQPRHVCISRALELHALVRLQNSYPPDLAEAAWQDCERADELLVAHTTRVYTAEADVQHSPRQVRDSMQQTLPALERIGFPYTIVKARYWLARAQLELGEPAAAQRLLEDVYRQAGELGDRKITSQALLFLARIYEQGGQAEQALDTYKAHIKSLNKYISEFSERNIAHHMAQTDYMENRNRMELLTSENELLQLEARVQRNEKLMSVAGGSVLIGFMLLVMIGLNRKKTQLDALASTDFLTQTYNRRYFTELVDRRLKEPKADNYYSLVIFDIDNFKIVNDQHGHAAGDEILRTLARVCHEHIRQEDILARIGGEEFALFLPGCAQTNAVQIADQCRRAIADTVVPCGDLNLSVTASFGVATTSLEVSSFEALFKQADDALYRSKGRGRNCINVAPWSPTTTCASV from the coding sequence GTGGACACCGCGAAGCGCGGCAAGCCGTTCCTGCTGGCGGTACTGCTGTCGCTTGCGCCCCTGGCCACGGCGGCAGATGGGGACATTCAACAGCGTCTGGACCTGGCCGAGCAACTGCGTACCAGTGATCCGGGCCGGGTGGCACAACTGCTGGAAGGGCTGGAAGCGGAGCCGTTGGCGCCGCCACAGCAGCATCAGCTCGGATTTCTTCGCGCGTATCTGCTCGCCATGCGGGGCCGGCTGGAGGAAGCGATAGCACTTGTCGATGAGCTGCGGACCAGCCCATACCCCGAGACCCGCATCAAGGTCCACCTGCTGCTGGCCAATATGCACGAGTCGATCAAGGATTTTTCCGCCGCCTACACTTACCTGTACCACGCCCTCTCCGCAGTGGGTAGCGTGCAGGACAGTGCGCTGCGTGCCAATGTCTACACTGTCGCGACCCAGCTCAATATCAGTGCCGGGTCCTATCAACGGGCCCACGAATATGCTCTTGCGATCCGCGATACCTCCGACCAACCGCGCCATGTGTGCATCAGCCGGGCGCTGGAATTGCATGCGCTGGTCCGGCTGCAAAACAGCTATCCCCCCGACCTTGCGGAGGCGGCCTGGCAGGACTGCGAGCGCGCGGATGAGTTACTGGTAGCGCACACCACCCGGGTGTACACGGCGGAAGCGGATGTGCAGCATTCGCCCCGGCAGGTCAGGGACAGCATGCAGCAGACGCTGCCCGCCCTGGAGCGCATCGGCTTTCCCTACACTATTGTCAAGGCCCGCTATTGGTTGGCCCGGGCCCAGCTTGAATTGGGAGAGCCGGCGGCCGCACAGCGTTTGTTGGAGGACGTCTACCGGCAGGCGGGAGAGCTGGGGGACCGCAAGATAACCAGCCAGGCATTGCTGTTCCTGGCCCGGATCTACGAACAGGGCGGGCAAGCAGAACAGGCGCTGGACACCTATAAGGCGCATATCAAGTCACTCAATAAATACATCTCGGAGTTTTCCGAACGGAATATCGCCCACCATATGGCGCAAACAGACTACATGGAAAACCGCAACCGGATGGAGCTGCTGACCAGTGAAAACGAGCTGCTGCAGTTGGAAGCCCGGGTACAGCGCAATGAAAAACTGATGTCGGTGGCCGGCGGCAGTGTATTGATCGGCTTCATGTTGCTGGTGATGATCGGACTCAACCGGAAAAAAACCCAGCTCGATGCTCTCGCGAGTACGGATTTTCTGACCCAGACCTACAATCGCCGTTATTTCACGGAATTGGTGGATCGCCGCCTGAAGGAGCCCAAGGCCGATAATTACTACAGTCTGGTGATATTCGACATCGACAATTTCAAGATCGTCAACGATCAGCACGGGCATGCGGCGGGTGATGAAATCCTGCGCACGCTGGCCCGGGTCTGCCACGAGCATATTCGCCAGGAGGATATTCTCGCCCGTATCGGCGGCGAGGAATTTGCATTGTTCCTGCCGGGCTGCGCCCAGACCAACGCGGTGCAGATTGCGGATCAATGCCGCCGCGCCATTGCCGACACCGTGGTCCCCTGTGGTGATCTGAACCTGTCCGTGACAGCCAGTTTCGGCGTGGCCACCACGTCGCTGGAAGTCTCCAGCTTCGAAGCCCTGTTCAAGCAGGCGGATGACGCCCTGTACCGGTCCAAGGGCCGGGGTCGCAACTGCATCAATGTTGCTCCGTGGTCCCCCACCACTACCTGCGCCAGTGTCTGA
- a CDS encoding chemotaxis protein CheW, which yields MTTALKALGELQERYARCAVELPSPPAPEALWVGVLLEIAGVRLLVAVTDLEAIIETPVTTRVPGTRPWVLGIAAHQGGLLPVFCGDGLFEQRLQGGGCESTAW from the coding sequence ATGACAACGGCGCTGAAGGCCCTGGGTGAACTACAGGAGCGCTACGCGCGCTGTGCAGTGGAGCTGCCCTCCCCGCCCGCACCCGAAGCGCTGTGGGTGGGTGTATTGCTGGAAATCGCCGGGGTCCGGCTGCTGGTCGCGGTGACAGACCTGGAGGCAATCATCGAGACTCCAGTAACTACCCGGGTTCCCGGCACCCGGCCCTGGGTACTCGGCATCGCGGCTCATCAGGGTGGCCTGCTGCCCGTGTTCTGTGGTGATGGGCTGTTCGAACAGCGGCTACAGGGGGGCGGGTGCGAGAGTACTGCATGGTGA
- a CDS encoding DNA recombination protein RmuC: MSVDPVLAMDPKLLLALAAALLLGLGLAGAAALLLRLRRLTRLTRRQREALAQLNSRYHNLRSDYERLQTQHLEHQHQHEAQIGLLNDNREHLRQEFENLANRIFEARDKSFTASSRDSLQALLQPFREQISGFQQRIDQVHSESLKGNATLESELRKVLEIGLQMSDQANNLAQALKGDNKIAGNWGEAQLERSLELAGLVAGEHYETQSTVRDRQGRRWLPDLLIKLPDRRHLVIDSKVSLVAWERAVAADTEEEQQACLDAHSRAVRQHVDELAGKDYANLPGMGSPDFVLMFMPVEPAYIAVMQHNRELFNYGYQRGVVLVSHTTLMPVLRTVANLWMVERSNAEAREISRSAGEIYNQVCHMAERLQKLGQTLQAAGNHYNRTVTSLTGKQGLAGKVERFQQLSTTANKTMPSLEPLHNDIETERLDMVLAEQVPPVGTPSG, translated from the coding sequence ATGTCTGTCGACCCGGTCCTGGCCATGGACCCGAAACTGCTGCTGGCGCTGGCCGCGGCCCTGCTGCTGGGCCTCGGCCTGGCGGGGGCGGCGGCGTTGCTGTTGCGCCTGCGCCGATTGACGCGGCTGACCCGCAGGCAACGCGAGGCACTGGCGCAGCTCAACAGCCGTTATCACAATCTGCGCAGCGACTACGAGCGTCTGCAGACCCAGCATCTGGAGCACCAGCATCAGCACGAGGCGCAGATCGGCTTGCTCAACGACAACCGGGAGCATCTGCGGCAGGAGTTCGAAAACCTGGCAAACCGGATTTTCGAGGCCCGCGACAAAAGCTTCACCGCCAGCAGCCGGGATTCGTTGCAGGCCCTGTTGCAGCCATTCCGGGAACAGATCAGCGGCTTCCAGCAGCGCATCGACCAGGTCCACTCGGAATCGCTGAAGGGCAATGCCACGCTGGAGAGTGAACTGCGCAAGGTACTGGAGATCGGCCTGCAGATGAGTGACCAGGCCAACAACCTGGCCCAGGCGCTCAAGGGTGACAACAAGATCGCGGGCAACTGGGGCGAGGCGCAGCTGGAACGCAGCCTGGAGCTGGCCGGGCTGGTCGCCGGCGAGCACTACGAAACCCAGAGCACGGTTCGTGACCGGCAGGGCAGGCGCTGGCTGCCCGATCTGCTGATAAAACTTCCCGACCGGCGTCACTTGGTGATCGACAGCAAGGTTTCGCTGGTCGCCTGGGAGCGCGCTGTCGCGGCCGACACCGAAGAGGAGCAACAGGCCTGCCTGGATGCCCACAGCCGCGCTGTGCGGCAGCATGTGGACGAGCTTGCCGGCAAGGACTACGCCAACCTGCCGGGCATGGGCAGTCCGGACTTCGTGCTGATGTTCATGCCGGTGGAGCCGGCCTATATCGCAGTCATGCAGCACAACCGCGAACTGTTCAATTACGGCTACCAGCGCGGTGTCGTGCTGGTCTCACATACCACGCTGATGCCGGTGCTGCGCACCGTGGCGAACCTGTGGATGGTGGAGCGCAGCAATGCGGAGGCGCGCGAGATCAGCCGCAGTGCGGGCGAGATTTACAACCAGGTCTGCCACATGGCGGAACGTCTACAGAAGCTGGGCCAGACCCTGCAGGCGGCGGGCAACCACTACAACAGGACCGTCACCAGCCTGACCGGCAAACAGGGCCTCGCGGGCAAGGTGGAACGCTTTCAGCAGCTGTCGACCACGGCGAACAAGACCATGCCCTCGCTGGAACCGCTGCACAATGATATCGAGACCGAACGCCTCGATATGGTGCTGGCGGAACAAGTGCCGCCCGTTGGTACTCCTTCAGGATAA
- a CDS encoding response regulator gives MSESTEQQDITGIRVAIVDDAKTIRMMMSHTLKRMGCEVECAEDGYQALGMLRRFRPQIVFLDISMPELDGYQTCTLIRNAEETRDIPVILLSSSDGIFDIARGQARGATAHVSKIPADPVLRQLIYEHTRVGAAA, from the coding sequence ATGAGCGAATCGACCGAACAGCAGGACATAACGGGGATCAGGGTTGCGATCGTCGATGATGCGAAAACCATCCGCATGATGATGTCCCATACGTTGAAGCGGATGGGTTGCGAAGTAGAGTGTGCCGAAGATGGCTACCAGGCGCTGGGCATGTTGCGGCGCTTCCGGCCACAGATCGTGTTCCTCGATATCAGTATGCCGGAGCTGGATGGTTACCAGACCTGTACACTCATTCGCAATGCCGAGGAAACCCGGGATATACCGGTCATCCTGTTGTCTTCCTCCGACGGCATTTTTGACATCGCCCGGGGCCAGGCCCGGGGCGCTACGGCGCATGTAAGCAAGATCCCGGCAGACCCGGTATTGCGTCAGTTGATCTACGAACATACCCGCGTGGGAGCCGCGGCCTGA
- a CDS encoding sigma 54-interacting transcriptional regulator, with translation MSVTRANPAGYVLDNMEGAVDQATFLAATDTPVAIVGARGTGKMYIARILHASAGVPPRLWYSWTVVNFATVMMQTSASGELC, from the coding sequence TTGTCAGTAACGCGCGCCAATCCGGCCGGCTATGTGCTGGACAATATGGAGGGGGCGGTGGATCAGGCCACCTTTCTGGCGGCCACCGACACCCCTGTTGCCATCGTCGGTGCCCGCGGCACCGGCAAAATGTACATCGCCCGTATTCTGCATGCCAGTGCGGGGGTACCGCCGAGACTCTGGTACAGCTGGACTGTCGTGAATTTCGCAACCGTGATGATGCAAACCAGCGCATCCGGCGAGCTCTGCTGA
- a CDS encoding AAA-type ATPase lid domain-containing protein, with the protein MFKSPQLMAADAQLRLARQIASRRLADADPPAYLPQMRFVALFPDSLPRLVAQGVLQPKLASVFAGYPVQVPPLRHRKQAILRWANKILGQESSSRNRLCKGFTPEAEQAMRQHDWHGNISEIRQRVVRALDNRPGGEWLTPLDLQLFLGDQAPADTVALPLRQEFGAMDASHSPSAWEELELALAELVHLILRQGPVLPLGTWLADEVILAARGRYPEAPGRVAAFLQTSRRNINRWMPRVEQRGPLRSGCGLWLQVARLVDDWVRALGLAGPSPLEQAEALLLLQLEAQQSLATVALRAELLGVSKPTYLKKARQLPQAAAVNAVEK; encoded by the coding sequence GTGTTCAAGTCGCCGCAACTGATGGCCGCCGATGCCCAGCTCAGGCTTGCCCGGCAGATAGCCAGCCGGCGGCTGGCCGATGCCGACCCGCCGGCCTACCTGCCCCAGATGCGCTTCGTGGCTCTGTTTCCCGACAGCCTGCCGCGGCTGGTGGCGCAGGGGGTCCTGCAGCCCAAACTGGCCAGCGTATTTGCGGGCTATCCTGTGCAGGTACCACCCCTGCGCCACCGGAAACAGGCTATTCTGCGGTGGGCGAACAAGATACTCGGTCAGGAGAGTAGCAGCCGCAATCGTCTGTGCAAGGGGTTTACACCGGAAGCGGAACAGGCCATGCGGCAGCACGACTGGCACGGCAACATCAGTGAAATCCGCCAACGCGTGGTGCGCGCGCTGGACAACCGTCCGGGCGGGGAATGGCTGACGCCGCTCGATCTGCAGCTGTTCCTGGGCGACCAGGCACCCGCGGATACCGTGGCCTTGCCCCTGCGGCAGGAGTTCGGCGCAATGGACGCTAGCCACAGTCCCAGCGCCTGGGAGGAACTGGAACTGGCACTGGCAGAGCTGGTGCATCTGATACTGCGACAGGGTCCAGTACTGCCGCTGGGGACCTGGCTGGCGGATGAGGTGATACTGGCCGCTCGCGGACGCTACCCCGAGGCGCCGGGCAGGGTGGCGGCGTTCTTGCAAACCAGCCGACGCAATATCAATCGCTGGATGCCCCGCGTTGAACAGCGCGGGCCACTGCGCAGCGGCTGTGGGCTGTGGTTGCAGGTCGCGCGACTGGTGGACGACTGGGTGCGGGCGCTGGGGCTGGCGGGCCCTTCGCCGCTGGAACAGGCAGAGGCGCTGTTGCTGTTACAGCTCGAGGCGCAGCAGTCTCTGGCTACCGTAGCCCTGCGGGCAGAGTTACTCGGGGTGTCGAAACCGACCTATCTGAAGAAGGCTCGCCAGCTGCCGCAGGCGGCGGCAGTCAATGCAGTGGAGAAATGA
- a CDS encoding Hpt domain-containing protein: protein MLAEADTTPDQQPAGSTVAAETESIPAELQEIFLEESDDIIRQLQQLLPADGMGLPSAEQLREIRRHFHTFKGNGRAVGAHRLADLGAAVQDMLDRVLEGELSLDPALQSLLRDVIQALPELVAGAGLDVADIAALQLRCQQACRGAGASASAATDDSYTAASDPPVWHR from the coding sequence TTGTTAGCAGAAGCGGACACAACCCCCGATCAGCAGCCCGCCGGCAGCACTGTTGCCGCAGAGACCGAATCCATTCCCGCGGAGCTGCAGGAGATCTTCCTGGAAGAGAGCGATGACATTATCCGGCAACTGCAGCAGCTGTTGCCGGCCGACGGGATGGGTTTGCCGAGCGCTGAGCAGTTGCGCGAGATACGCAGACACTTCCACACCTTCAAGGGCAATGGCCGGGCCGTAGGTGCCCACCGGCTGGCCGATCTCGGGGCAGCGGTGCAGGACATGCTGGACCGGGTGCTGGAAGGCGAACTGTCCCTGGACCCTGCGCTGCAGTCGCTGCTGCGGGATGTCATCCAGGCGCTGCCTGAGCTGGTGGCGGGCGCCGGCCTGGATGTTGCCGACATTGCCGCGCTCCAGCTGCGCTGCCAGCAGGCTTGCCGGGGCGCCGGCGCATCCGCCAGTGCGGCCACCGACGACAGCTACACCGCCGCCAGCGACCCACCGGTCTGGCACCGGTAG
- a CDS encoding Hpt domain-containing protein encodes MKPDTIAAQEWARELADEWGERAFRWLLERDLEEPEEKLFTVTGREQEGDGALSDAETRLGARHMLGGMPGGDDLSAFIEEEIVLTSVGSSASDIYASSSTPSALPPDEPPQHNFIAVEHSRVTKRQPAIAELEALEGVDVLGIGPPPPLPAEAEAATEAAEAAEITTVEATDVAPAAISAAATDTGMTDIAPPAVAASDDEPDSAPPIAATPEQLADPIPATEIPAAPAPPAADEFRDDAEARPEPVPDATSDHWSWCVPRDITFTFSTRGGGELYHDFLDAFLEEAGTELEKLEDALGAWERDIADPGAADTVGRVLHTIKGIAKGVGLQRYGTLVHNFETLLAALPRPQESGEQEYFRLVNAWLDTAVRGYDHIQATRSDIASELPLQTDGPASTPATPQSATASAPRLQPLTAGGRQQERELADEGAKVLSAQQTIRISPDSLDHLLNLGNEVQKLGCVPPRVRSGASVRRRNCWAV; translated from the coding sequence ATGAAGCCGGACACAATTGCCGCCCAGGAGTGGGCCAGGGAGCTGGCGGACGAATGGGGCGAACGCGCCTTCCGCTGGCTGCTGGAACGCGATCTTGAGGAGCCCGAGGAAAAGCTGTTCACGGTTACCGGGCGGGAACAGGAGGGCGATGGCGCACTCAGCGATGCGGAAACCAGGCTCGGCGCCCGGCACATGCTGGGTGGTATGCCCGGGGGTGACGATCTTTCTGCCTTTATCGAAGAGGAAATTGTGCTGACGTCGGTAGGCTCCTCAGCCAGCGACATTTACGCCAGCAGCAGCACTCCTTCAGCCTTGCCACCCGACGAGCCGCCGCAACACAATTTTATCGCGGTCGAGCACAGCCGCGTGACGAAGCGGCAACCGGCAATTGCCGAGCTGGAAGCGCTGGAGGGAGTGGACGTGTTGGGCATTGGCCCACCGCCGCCGCTGCCTGCCGAGGCCGAGGCGGCCACCGAAGCCGCAGAAGCCGCAGAAATTACAACAGTAGAAGCCACCGATGTGGCTCCGGCCGCTATATCGGCTGCCGCAACCGACACCGGCATGACGGATATCGCGCCGCCGGCTGTCGCTGCCAGTGACGATGAGCCCGATTCTGCCCCGCCCATTGCTGCGACACCGGAACAGCTCGCCGACCCAATTCCGGCGACAGAGATTCCGGCTGCCCCTGCCCCGCCCGCCGCCGACGAGTTCCGGGACGATGCCGAGGCCCGGCCGGAGCCCGTGCCGGATGCCACCAGCGACCACTGGTCCTGGTGCGTGCCCCGCGACATCACCTTCACGTTCAGCACCCGCGGTGGTGGCGAGCTGTACCATGATTTCCTGGATGCCTTTCTGGAGGAAGCCGGGACTGAGCTGGAGAAGCTGGAAGACGCGCTGGGGGCCTGGGAGCGCGATATCGCCGACCCGGGCGCCGCGGACACCGTGGGCCGGGTACTGCATACCATCAAGGGCATCGCCAAAGGCGTCGGCCTGCAGCGCTACGGTACCCTGGTCCACAACTTCGAGACCCTGCTGGCCGCGCTGCCACGGCCGCAGGAGAGCGGGGAACAGGAGTATTTCCGGCTGGTGAATGCCTGGCTGGATACCGCAGTGCGCGGTTACGATCACATCCAGGCGACCCGCAGCGATATTGCCAGCGAACTGCCGTTGCAGACCGATGGCCCCGCATCGACGCCGGCCACCCCGCAGTCGGCGACCGCGAGCGCACCGCGGCTGCAGCCGCTGACCGCCGGCGGCCGGCAACAGGAACGTGAGCTTGCGGATGAGGGTGCCAAAGTCCTGTCGGCTCAGCAGACGATCCGGATCAGCCCGGACTCACTGGACCATCTGCTCAACCTGGGCAATGAGGTGCAGAAGCTGGGGTGCGTGCCTCCCAGAGTACGCTCAGGGGCAAGCGTGCGACGGCGGAACTGCTGGGCCGTCTGA
- a CDS encoding SAM-dependent methyltransferase, protein MSEHAGELACVGLGIILGGQLTALARNQLAQADQVFLHGNSPLLLDFLLTINPKVVDLQPLYRAGESRRDSYEAMIALVVQAVTDGRRVCWACYGHPAVASWPPGEAVRRLQAAGYRATLHAGVSADACLYADLNIDPLAHGCLQFEASQFLFYRRQVDVTAYLILWQLNITGDYTLQRLDSDRNSLDMLVASLCRWYPPEHQVILYEASELAIWPYRADHLPLATVPEAELSQATTLVIPPLHRNPADTAVLDALAVPAGHYLRRQ, encoded by the coding sequence GTGTCTGAGCACGCGGGCGAACTGGCCTGTGTCGGCCTGGGCATTATCCTGGGTGGCCAACTTACTGCGCTGGCCCGCAATCAACTGGCGCAGGCAGATCAGGTCTTCCTGCATGGCAACAGTCCGCTGTTGCTGGATTTCCTGCTGACGATCAACCCCAAGGTCGTGGACCTGCAACCCCTGTATCGTGCCGGTGAGAGCCGGCGGGACAGCTACGAGGCGATGATTGCCCTGGTAGTGCAGGCGGTGACGGACGGCCGCCGGGTTTGCTGGGCCTGCTACGGGCATCCGGCGGTTGCCAGCTGGCCGCCGGGCGAGGCCGTGCGCAGACTGCAGGCCGCTGGCTATCGCGCCACCCTGCATGCCGGTGTTTCGGCCGACGCCTGCCTGTACGCGGATCTCAACATAGATCCGCTGGCCCACGGCTGCCTGCAATTTGAGGCAAGCCAGTTCTTGTTTTACCGGCGGCAGGTGGACGTGACGGCCTACCTGATATTGTGGCAGCTCAACATCACGGGTGATTATACGCTGCAGCGGCTGGACAGCGACCGCAACAGTCTCGATATGCTGGTGGCCAGCCTGTGCCGCTGGTATCCGCCGGAACACCAGGTGATCCTCTACGAGGCGTCGGAACTGGCGATCTGGCCGTACCGTGCGGACCACCTGCCACTCGCCACCGTGCCGGAGGCGGAGCTGTCACAGGCGACAACCCTTGTCATTCCACCGCTGCACCGCAACCCCGCCGATACTGCCGTGCTGGACGCGCTCGCGGTTCCTGCCGGCCATTATCTGCGCCGGCAATAA
- a CDS encoding hybrid sensor histidine kinase/response regulator has translation MRASQSTLRGKRATAELLGRLTSLRTHIARISDRALLSVTVRGGQPAAEMDALEMDQYSELHEVASILREAVDDLDDLARLSSRQASAAEAMLKQQAGLVTSLGSAIRAARVMPVSRLMPGLRRIVRTVSGELGKAVVFRVLREAGKLDRDSHACCQIILEHMVRNALDHGIEAPAERLAAGKPDTGVIAIDVRKQGSDYIVSLSDDGRGIDPARMRSHAVSKGLDIDPDSLSDREAQRLIFHKGFSTASRLSEISGRGVGMDIVMEELQRIGGDIEIDSEVGRGTRFNIRIPSNISVNGALLVSAGDASYAIPFDGLTGVEHVPTAEFYQAVESHSRLPLLGLACEPAYLATLCSGAVLPDQDSWGATVPVIIAGSGQRHMAIAVDDVEQALELVIRSLGSQFANIPGVTGATTSADGRAIVALNLNALVASQTGQEAQVLAPETPRDEQLLVMVVDDSRTQRMVATNQLHNLGVETVTAENGLAAMELLNTAHRLPDIILLDVEMPLKDGIQTLREIRRTSRCAHIPVIMVTSRTGPKHRTLAEQAGCNGYMGKPFNFPLLVDQIAQLTGRPLQLP, from the coding sequence GTGCGTGCCTCCCAGAGTACGCTCAGGGGCAAGCGTGCGACGGCGGAACTGCTGGGCCGTCTGACTTCGCTGCGCACTCATATTGCCAGAATATCGGATCGGGCGTTGCTCAGCGTGACAGTCCGCGGTGGCCAGCCGGCTGCAGAGATGGACGCGCTGGAGATGGACCAGTACTCGGAGCTGCACGAAGTGGCCAGCATTCTGCGCGAAGCGGTGGATGACCTCGATGACCTGGCGCGCCTCTCCAGTCGGCAAGCCTCCGCCGCCGAGGCCATGTTGAAGCAACAGGCGGGGCTTGTTACCTCACTCGGCTCGGCCATTCGGGCCGCCCGGGTGATGCCTGTCTCTCGGCTGATGCCGGGACTGCGCCGGATTGTCCGTACCGTCAGCGGCGAGCTGGGCAAGGCAGTGGTGTTCAGGGTCCTGCGCGAGGCCGGCAAGCTGGACCGCGACAGTCATGCCTGCTGCCAGATCATACTCGAACACATGGTGCGCAACGCCCTGGACCACGGCATTGAGGCACCCGCGGAACGCCTGGCCGCCGGCAAGCCGGATACCGGCGTGATTGCGATCGACGTACGCAAACAGGGTTCGGACTATATCGTCAGCCTCAGCGATGACGGCCGCGGGATCGATCCGGCGCGCATGCGTTCGCATGCCGTCAGCAAGGGGCTGGACATCGACCCCGACAGCCTCAGCGACCGCGAGGCCCAGCGGCTGATCTTCCACAAGGGGTTCTCCACTGCCTCCCGGCTCAGTGAAATATCCGGTCGCGGTGTCGGCATGGACATCGTAATGGAGGAGCTGCAACGCATCGGCGGCGATATCGAGATCGATTCCGAAGTGGGCCGCGGCACCCGCTTCAACATCCGCATTCCCTCCAATATCAGTGTCAACGGCGCATTGCTGGTCAGTGCCGGAGACGCCTCCTACGCGATTCCTTTCGATGGTCTGACAGGCGTCGAGCACGTGCCGACTGCGGAGTTCTACCAGGCGGTCGAGAGCCACTCCCGACTGCCGTTGCTGGGTCTGGCCTGTGAACCGGCCTATCTGGCGACCCTCTGCAGTGGCGCCGTGCTGCCCGACCAGGACAGCTGGGGCGCGACGGTGCCGGTGATCATTGCCGGCTCGGGCCAGCGTCATATGGCCATCGCGGTGGATGATGTGGAACAGGCCCTGGAGCTGGTGATTCGCTCGCTGGGTAGCCAGTTCGCCAATATTCCGGGCGTGACTGGCGCCACCACCAGCGCCGACGGGCGCGCCATCGTCGCGCTCAATCTCAACGCGCTGGTGGCCAGTCAGACCGGGCAGGAGGCCCAGGTGCTGGCGCCCGAGACGCCCCGGGATGAACAGCTGCTGGTGATGGTGGTCGACGATTCCAGGACCCAGCGCATGGTGGCTACCAACCAGCTGCACAATCTCGGGGTAGAGACGGTGACGGCCGAAAACGGCCTCGCGGCGATGGAACTGCTCAATACGGCGCACCGGCTGCCGGACATCATCCTGTTGGATGTTGAGATGCCACTGAAGGACGGCATTCAGACCCTGCGCGAGATCCGCCGCACGAGTCGTTGCGCCCATATCCCCGTGATCATGGTGACCTCCCGCACCGGACCCAAGCACCGCACCCTGGCGGAACAGGCTGGCTGCAACGGCTACATGGGCAAGCCGTTCAATTTTCCACTGCTGGTGGATCAGATTGCGCAGTTGACAGGCCGCCCGCTACAGCTGCCATGA